The following DNA comes from candidate division KSB1 bacterium.
AAAATGAGCAAATGATTAACCGGCAAATCTCGATAGGATTCAGTCAAACCGCTCGGCCAACGAATTTCAACCGAGTCTATTTTATTCAGTTTTTCAAGACCAAAGGTAAGCCTAAGGTCGTTTGCAGATAAATAGCTGCCCGCACTCCTGACTTCTTCGATTTGCACCAGAGAGCCTGAAACAACTTTTACTCTAGCACCGATGCCGTCGCGGTTGCTTTTAGTTCCGACGGTTTTTATTTTTAGCCAATTATTGTGATTCCCGCTATCGTTGCGAAATAGGTTGGCGGTCTGGTTGTTGTTTGAAATTAAAACATCGATATCACCGTCGTTGTCATAATCACCAAACGCTGCGCCCCGGCCTACTTTTGCGATTTGAAAGTCTCGGCCCAATTTATCGGAGACATCGGTAAAAAAACCTTGTCCGTTATTTCCGAAAAGTTGGTCTGGTTGGGCATAGGTGATATTATCTTTAAAAAGCTCAACATTATCCAAAACGTGTCCGTTGGTGACATAAATATCTAAATCGCCATCTAAATCAAAATCAAAAAAGTTTGTACCAAAACCGAGCGAAAGAAGACTGGAGATCCCTAATCCGGAAACATAAGTCATATCTCTGAAAAAGCCACTCCGCTGGTTCTGATAGAGCGTATTAGTCTCATTGCTAAAATTAGTAACAAAAATATCCAGGTAGCCATCGCCATCGTAATCTCCTAAATCCACACCCATGCCGGCCTCGCTAACTCCATCCTCGTTATAACCCACACCTGATTGCAACCCCATTTCGGAAAAGGTGCCATCACCATTATTGCGGAATAAAAAATTTGGCGTCTTGTCATTGGCAACATAGATATCCTGATCGCCGTCGTTGTCAATGTCGCCGCACACAACCCCCAGCCCTTTTCCGGAAGGATTGTAAATTCCCGCTTTCATAGTCACATCAGAAAAGGTGCCGTCACCATTATTTCGATAGAGGATATCCGCAACGCCATCATATGCATTTGGATGACAATAAGC
Coding sequences within:
- a CDS encoding CRTAC1 family protein, translated to MGSGCAFFDYDNDGDLDIYLVNGAPLPGYSAKETPTNMLYQNQGDGRFTDVTKQAGVGDTGYGIGCAVADYNNDGFVDIFLTNFGTNVLYRNNGDGTFSDVTLAARVDDDNWSASAAFLDYDNDGDLDLYVVNYVNFTIKNHIKCGQGSRGIRAYCHPNAYDGVADILYRNNGDGTFSDVTMKAGIYNPSGKGLGVVCGDIDNDGDQDIYVANDKTPNFLFRNNGDGTFSEMGLQSGVGYNEDGVSEAGMGVDLGDYDGDGYLDIFVTNFSNETNTLYQNQRSGFFRDMTYVSGLGISSLLSLGFGTNFFDFDLDGDLDIYVTNGHVLDNVELFKDNITYAQPDQLFGNNGQGFFTDVSDKLGRDFQIAKVGRGAAFGDYDNDGDIDVLISNNNQTANLFRNDSGNHNNWLKIKTVGTKSNRDGIGARVKVVSGSLVQIEEVRSAGSYLSANDLRLTFGLEKLNKIDSVEIRWPSGLTESYRDLPVNHLLILKEGASYQLQRLNSF